In the genome of Triticum urartu cultivar G1812 chromosome 5, Tu2.1, whole genome shotgun sequence, one region contains:
- the LOC125506280 gene encoding zinc finger protein ZAT12-like produces MGAGMKRTRNKEVLSLALALTTDSSTSSTTSADSAGSPAKKARRRERGAMVATSGEGEFVCNTCGRAFASFQALGGHRTSHLRGRHELELGVGIARAIRERRRRENKQHECSICGMGFETGQALGGHMRRHREEMALRGGGDDDDQWVWRSVALLPGQVVTGQQATANQPPVLLKLFV; encoded by the coding sequence ATGGGAGCGGGGATGAAGCGCACGAGGAACAAGGAGGTATTGTCTCTGGCGCTGGCACTGACCACGGACTCATCAACGTCGTCCACAACGTCAGCGGACTCGGCCGGGTCACCGGCAAAGAAAGCACGGCGACGCGAGAGGGGCGCCATGGTGGCGACTTCGGGTGAGGGGGAGTTCGTGTGCAATACGTGCGGCCGTGCCTTCGCGTCCTTCCAGGCGCTCGGCGGGCACCGGACGAGCCACCTTCGGGGCCGCCACGAGCTGGAGCTCGGCGTCGGCATCGCCAGGGCCATCAGAGAACGGAGAAGACGGGAGAACAAGCAGCACGAGTGCAGTATCTGCGGCATGGGGTTCGAGACGGGCCAGGCGCTCGGGGGACACATGAGGCGTCACCGCGAGGAGATGGCTctgcgcggcggcggcgacgacgacgaccaGTGGGTGTGGCGCAGCGTCGCGCTACTGCCGGGTCAGGTGGTGACGGGGCAGCAGGCCACTGCCAACCAGCCGCCTGTCTTGCTCAAGCTGTTTGTCTAG
- the LOC125506281 gene encoding zinc finger protein ZAT12-like, with product MGAGMKRARNEEVLSLALALSTDSSTSSTTSADSAGSPAKKARRRTRGAVLATSGEGEFVCKTCGRAFASFQALGGHRTSHLRGRHELDLGVGIARAISERRRRENKQHECSICGMGFEMGQALGGHMRRHREEMALRGRGDDDDQLVWRGVALQPGQVVTGHQATANQPPVLLKLFV from the coding sequence ATGGGAGCGGGGATGAAGCGAGCAAGGAACGAAGAGGTATTGTCGCTGGCGCTGGCACTGAGCACGGACTCATCGACGTCGTCCACGACTTCAGCTGACTCAGCCGGGTCACCGGCCAAGAAAGCACGGAGACGCACGAGGGGCGCCGTGCTGGCGACGTCGGGTGAGGGGGAGTTCGTGTGCAAGACGTGCGGCCGAGCCTTCGCCTCGTTCCAGGCGCTCGGCGGGCACCGCACGAGCCACCTTCGGGGCCGCCACGAGCTGGACCTCGGCGTCGGCATCGCCAGGGCCATCAGCGAGCGGAGAAGACGGGAGAACAAGCAGCACGAGTGCAGCATCTGCGGCATGGGGTTCGAGATGGGCCAAGCGCTCGGGGGTCACATGAGGCGTCACCGCGAGGAGATGGCTCTGCGCGGCCGCGGTGACGACGACGACCAGTTGGTGTGGCGCGGCGTCGCGCTACAGCCGGGTCAGGTGGTGACGGGGCACCAGGCCACTGCCAACCAGCCGCCCGTCTTGCTCAAGCTGTTCGTCTAG
- the LOC125506282 gene encoding zinc finger protein ZAT7-like, with the protein MTKQQRAEAADQHAVTLALSLCLGAVADRSKKMRRAGGDEFVCKTCGRSFPSFQALGGHRTSHLRGRHGLALALTTGDQYCSVKPKSATATDQKQAHRCHICGHGFETGQALGGHMRRHREEVAQALPVLLELFI; encoded by the coding sequence ATGACGAAGCAGCAGAGAGCTGAGGCAGCCGACCAGCATGCCGTGACCCTCGCCCTCTCGCTCTGCCTCGGCGCTGTCGCTGACCGCAGCAAGAAGATGCGCCGCGCCGGCGGGGATGAGTTCGTGTGCAAGACGTGCGGCCGCTCGTTCCCGTCGTTCCAGGCGCTCGGCGGCCACCGGACCAGCCACCTGCGCGGCCGCCACGGGCTCGCGCTCGCCCTCACCACCGGCGATCAGTACTGCTCCGTCAAGCCCAAGAGTGCTACTGCTACAGATCAGAAGCAGGCGCACCGGTGCCACATCTGCGGCCATGGGTTTGAGACGGGGCAGGCGCTCGGCGGCCACATGCGCCGGCACCGCGAGGAGGTGGCGCAGGCGCTGCCCGTTCTGCTCGAGCTCTTTATCTAG
- the LOC125511167 gene encoding uncharacterized protein LOC125511167, protein MPCPVRGSPAVSFFPDWRAFLPFCRCSFLCTDFVLLRLGCRLLDWLLHAVGVHRLDSRRDVNVDVDSRRREISLGNRPVDCTIDTSPVEVVDGSSICVSGFPAGVHLYGSLVGAMTSLCRPRVVPLCAAGTFGRPTSLVRGMQPPFSKDYIQLLKATFRGRSYYGGPDLCCRKCGAFFYPEIVAALINMPNTHHRLVDTFRIAR, encoded by the exons ATGCCGTGTCCGGTCCGGGGCTCACCGGCCGTTTCGTTCTTCCCGGACTGGAGAGCTTTTTTGCCTTTTTGTCGTTGCAGTTTTCTCTGTACAGATTTTGTGCTACTTCGTCTAGGTTGCCGTCTTCTTGATTGGTTACTTCATGCTGTAGGTGTGCACCGATTAGATTCGCGGCGAGATGTTAATGTGGACGTTGATAGTCGCCGTCGGGAGATTTCATTAGGGAACCGGCCTGTGGATTGTACCATTG ACACTTCGCCTGTCGAAGTGGTTGACGGATCGAGTATTTGTGTTTCTGGTTTTCCTGCTGGTGTTCATCTTTATGGCTCCTTGGTTGGTGCTATGACTTCCCTTTGCCGTCCAAGAGTGGTGCCCTTATGTGCCGCCGGTACCTTTGGTCGGCCTACTTCTCTTG TACGTGGGATGCAACCTCCGTTTTCTAAAGATTACATCCAACTGCTTAAGG CTACTTTTAGGGGGCGTTCGTATTATGGTGGACCGGATTTGTGCTGCCGGAAATGTGGGGCTTTTTTTTATCCTGAAATTGTCGCCGCCCTGATAAATATGCCGAATACACATCATCGTTTGGTGGACACGTTCAGAATTGCTCGATAG